A window of the Brassica napus cultivar Da-Ae chromosome C5, Da-Ae, whole genome shotgun sequence genome harbors these coding sequences:
- the LOC106397280 gene encoding uncharacterized protein LOC106397280 has translation MPPRRRTTRAQTARAVRDNVDEHEHPAVPPPAAPPVDQDALRQMVQDAARQAAQEALQQIAQEAARQAAQEAARVAAQEVARQMAAVQQGPQVQVQQGPQIRVQQVPLVQVQQDQQGPVQQFAHGVQDLPPPPPRPHVYPVYDERFYRLTCQMRNMEMEHFSGTVDAVAAHDWKLALQRKLEIIECPPELSLRLTMQYLRGDALIWWEGIRLSHFGPERLTFADFIREFDRKYFPKEAMDRKKCEFEHVSQGKMSIREYEVVFNQLRRFAGEGILEEDLMRKFLNGMRVEIRNRCRVATYHRLGDLVEKAAEQEAGLAEEQKYTKADQPKFGGTLEAQQRTWDKPSIQCFYCGKMGHKSRVCRSRLFDAQVAPPAAAAAPVVDVRNCFGCNQPGHIFRDCPRRGNAALPPPPKRLAIAPRVFTVGDPQGAEPIADLESI, from the exons ATGCCGCCAAGGAGAAGAACCACCCGTGCCCAGACCGCCAGAGCCGTTAGAGACAATGTAGATGAGCATGAGCATCCCGCAGTTCCACCACCCGCGGCTCCACCAGTTGATCAGGATGCATTGAGACAGATGGTTCAGGATGCTGCTAGACAGGCCGCTCAGGAGGCACTTCAGCAGATTGCCCAGGAGGCAGCCAGGCAGGCCGCTCAGGAGGCCGCCCGAGTAGCTGCTCAGGAGGTTGCTCGTCAGATGGCTGCCGTTCAGCAGGGTCCTCAGGTTCAGGTGCAGCAGGGTCCGCAGATTCGGGTTCAGCAAGTTCCTCTGGTTCAGGTCCAACAGGATCAGCAGGGTCCAGTTCAGCAGTTTGCTCATGGTGTTCAGGATCtaccgccaccaccaccgcgACCTCATGTTTACCCGGTTTATGATGAGAGGTTCTACAGGCTGACATGTCAGATGAGAAACATGGAGATGGAGCATTTTAGCGGAACAGTGGATGCTGTAGCTGCACATGATTGGAAGTTAGCCTTGCAGCGGAAGCTGGAGATTATTGAGTGTCCACCAGAGTTGTCGCTCAGATTGACTATGCAGTACCTTcgtggagatgctcttatatgGTGGGAGGGAATACGATTGAGTCACTTTGGGCCAGAGAGGCTTACCTTCGCAGACTTCATCCGAGAGTTCGATAGGAAATACTTTCCGAAGGAAGCTATGGATAGGAAGAAATGCGAGTTCGAGCATGTAAGTCAGGGTAAGATGTCTATCAGGGAGTATGAGGTTGTGTTTAACCAACTTCGCAGGTTTGCTGGAGAGGGCATTTTAGAGGAAGACCTGatgaggaaatttttgaatggGATGCGAGTAGAGATTCGTAACAGGTGCCGTGTCGCCACTTATCACAGATTGGGAGACTTGGTGGAGAAAGCTGCCGAGCAGGAGGCAGGTTTGGCAGAGGAGCAGAAGTACACCAAGGCAGATCAGCCTAAGTTTGGAGGGACTTTAGAGGCACAGCAGAGGACATGGGACAAACCGAGCATACAATGCTTTTATTGTGGAAAGATGGGACATAAGAGTAGGGTTTGTCGGAGTAGGCTATTTGATGCCCAGGTTGCGCCACCAGCAGCGGCAGCAGCACCAGTAGTGGATGTTAGGAACTGTTTTGGTTGTAACCAGCCTGGTCACATTTTCAGAGACTGTCCGAGGAGGGGTAATGCAGCGCTTCCACCACCACCGAAGCGTTTAGCCATCGCTCCACGTGTGTTTACGGTTGGAGATCCCCAGGGAGCTGAGCCGATAGCGG atttggagtccatttga